The genome window agtttaccCATACTGAGCCCTACCTGGCTTTTATGTTAATTAATCCGTGTCACATTCTTAAAGACCTTAAAGGAAGGCTGCAAATACTAATTTGGATCTCAGACTTTataaggaaagggaaaggagagggattTGTGAGCACAGCCCTGTCCTGGGGGTGCTTGAGGTGCTGCCTCTTTCTGTCAAGCTGCTCATGGGATGGAGCAGcattttgcttgtttatttgtattttttttcgTGGGGAGTTACACGCCCATGGAGGCTGGAAATAGCTGGGCAGTGACTCACACAGGGGCTGGTTTAGCTGGTCTGCTCCAGGAGGCTGTTGCCTTTGGCAGCTGGGGAAGGCTCTTCCCAAAAGGCTGGACACCCCAAGGGCAGAGGGTGTTCTCGCTCACcctgtgtttattttacatCACAGCTTGGCCAGCTGGGTGTCTCACAGCTCGTTGCACATGGCTTTTGTGCTTCTAGTACAGCTGAACTTCCAGGGCCCGATGTGAAGCTGGGGGAGAAGCTTTGTCTTGATTTCGGCAGGTTTCAGGTTGGGGCTAATATCTCTGCTTgtagtttattattttatttgattatATTATTAGCTTATAAATGCTCCCTGACAACAGGGGTGGCCCTGTGATTCATTTTTCCTCAACAGGCTGGTCCGTGATGTTATCCCAAACCCCAGGCAGCATCCCTGAGCACCtcaccagccctggctgtggccACATTCCCCAGCTGTTAGAAGACTTACAGGGATCCAGGGGTGGGATGGTGGCTTGGGGGATGGAACTGAGGCCTCACTGTCTGTCATGCCCAATCTGAggtttctgtctgtctttcccCAGAATGGCTGCAGTCTGTCCAAGCCATGATGAtcctctccatcatcttcagtgtCTTGTCCCTGTTCCTGTTCTTCTGCCAGCTGTTCACGCTCACCAAGGGTGGGCGGTTTTACATCACTGGAATCTTCCAAATCCTTGCTGGTAAGTGGGGGCTGATGGATGGGGCTGATTCTGCTGGGGAAAGGGCAGTGGTGGAAACGAGCATGCTCTTGAGTGCCAAAGCAGGAGGGGCACTGTTCTGGCTCCTGCATGGCTTAGTGAAGGAAAAGGGGAATGAATAATTTCAGTCTGTTGAGGTCTTGCACACAGGATGGGGTCTGGCTGTCCGGGCACGTTATGTCCAAGCTCTTCGGCCCCTCACATCataaatggctttaaactggaagagggaagatttgaattggatgttaggaagaaattctttgctatgagggtggtgagagcctggcccaggttgcccagggaagctgtggctgccccatccctggcagtgttgaagggcaggttggatggggcttggagcagcctgggctggtgggaggtgtccctgcccaggcagggggttggatctagatgttctttaaggtcccttcccacccaaaccagtcaggGATTCTGTGATCATGGAAGGTTGCTGCCCTGGATGGGCAGGTTTTGGAGGGCAGGGTGCCAGACCCACCAAGCtgggggcagagctgtgctggtgggacagGCAGGGTGGGAGTGCCAGACCCAGGGGGAGGGGGTTCCAGAGCTCTGCCCACCCCTCCCTGCTCGGGCTGGGATGCTGATGGCCCAGGATGGCTGTGAGGGTCTGGGACCCACCTCTGCCGGGCTGGGCGAGGTTTCCACAAGTGCTGGCGGGTGGGGATGTAGGGAGGAGCCTTTTTGGCAACGGAGGATCCGATGATTATTTCTAAACTTGCCATAAGGGGGCCTGGTGCTTTCCACATCAGCAAAGAGCTGGAGCAAGGTGAGCCAGCTGACTTCAAACTGTCAGCTGCTGTTTTTAACTCTTCAAGAGCTCACTGCTGGAAATGAGCCAGGTGCATGTCCTGTGTTGCAGTTTCTAGATGCTGTAGAGCCACTGGCTCCCTTTTGTTTCCACCTGTGAAACCAATGGAGAGGATTTTGAAGTGTTAACAGactagaaaaattaaattgttaaaCAAGGTTCTGGCTAAATTGTGGCAGACTCTAGGAAGGAAACTAATGGCTGGCTAGAGCTGTACATGTTAAACTCAAAGCCACCCCAGGTCTTGCCACTAAATCAGTGGAAGAACTCACCCACTGAACTTTAGGCAAAGTTCCTGAGCATCCCCTCTGCAAACTCTGGAAAAGTTTAGAGCTGAACTTTAATTGCAAGTGGGGCATAAAATCTGTTACAAGTGTGTCTGCTTGGCCGTAATGCAGGTGATGAGGTCATACAGTTCACTGTCTCTGGAGAGACAAGTGAGTAGGAACCCATTACAGCCATGGAGACAAGAAGGGGAAATGGGCATCAATAATGCAATTATCTGCCTGAGAGCTTGTCTGATAGATCTGGGAGCAGAAGGCTTCTCTCTCCTGAGTGATTGCTGGTGAATCCTGTTtctcagaggaggagaaaatgggATTGCAACCCTCCTGTCCATGCTGTGCTGGGTGTACTAAGGAGGTGCATGGTCAGGCCATAGACCTGCTGGCTCACTCCTTGCTGGGTAAAATCACTTCCCAGCCCAGTGCAAAGCATGGTAAAGGTGTGAGCTGATTGCCATGAAGCTTTCCCGTGGCCTGGGGGACGTGTAGCAGAGGTCTGGGTGTGGATGGACCGTGCAGAGGCAGGCACTGGTGGCCATCCTTgctgtgctccccagccagGGGAGCTCTTCTGGTCAACGGAGCTGAGTCTGGTGTGGTCTCCTTGCAGCTCACTGTGAAAGGCTACTGCTGGCTAAAGCCAAGGGAGAAATTTCTGTGGCCTTCAGGCTTTGCAGGTGTTCTTCCATGCCTTGCAAAACCCTGGCACCATGAAGGCCTACCCATGGAGGTCTGCCAAGGACAGGCCTTGCTCATTTAAGTGCTTCATCCTCAGCTTCAGCAAGATGGAGAggccctccctcctcctggaCAGGGATGAGAAGTCTCTTCCTGAAGTCCTCCATcaccctgctccttctccctaGGTGATGCAACTTGTCAAAGCTGAGGGTTTCCACTTTTGGGGCCTGACCAGTGACAACGCTGGACCCAAACCAGCAGACGCCCAGGGCAGGACTGCTGGATGCTGCTgggtggcagagccaggctggtctGTACTGTGGCTTCAGCTGGGGCTCAGGGGAGTGGAGGTGAAGGCAGGAAGTGATGCACAGGGTCAGTTGGGTCTGTTGTGCAGTGGCAGGGTAGGGTGCATCCCCAGTGCACACTCCACACTGCTTGGAAACATGCCCAAAGCCAAGCTGAATTTGCCCTGACGAGGTTTTGGCCATCAGAGAAGCACCCAGAGGCTCTCAGCCACTCCCCTCCATCCTTGGTGGGTCCATCACATCCATGGTTAATTCATCTAAAGTAACTTTTAACAGCTTTGTAAGCCCAGCATGGGAAAGACATTGGTTTGGGCCTCTCATGTCGACCCAACTTTTCCATCACTTTGTCCAACCTTGGCATCTGTTTTATCCCTTTGTTGCTCATCCCTCTGCCCTAGAACTGCTGTCCCCACGGGATGGAGAGGGTAGgctcagcctggagagctgggcctCCCACatgttctgcagctttctgcAAAGCCCCACATGGCTGAGCTGCCCATGAGCttgtctgcagggctgggccaAAATGGACAGACCTGCAGGAGCAACTTTGAGGCATTTGCCCCCCTGGCTTGTCAAAGCAAGACTGAAGTGTGTTCTTAAAATCAGGCTCCAAGATGGTGATGCATCATTGCTAGCAGTGGTGcaagcagctggctgcagctgtccTGCATTTCTCCAGCATCTTCTTCAGGCAAAGTCCATGCAGATGCTGCAGAAACCATTGCCTCCATTTTGCCACATTCCTCAGGCAGACAATGacagctgtgttttctgctgtctGTAGGTGACCAGCATGGCCACACGCCTGTCCTCTGTCCCACCACCATGGGCAGACAATTGTTGTGCTCTCTTCATGGGCCGGGGCAGTGGGAGTTGGCTCTGGGGCTCAGAGAATGGGAACTGCACCCGTGGTGTGCTAATGAAACATGTTCCCACTTCTGCACTTTCCCAGAACAAAGGAGCAGTGTCAAGTGGAATTGCAGCTCAAATATCACTGTGGTTAAATGTAGGTGGTCCCAAGGTCTGTGCAGGGCATTTGGAACTCAGCTCCAACAACAGCCCCACGACTGTATAATAGAACTGTTGGGATTGactgaaagagctttttttttttggggggggaggggggcagaaatagaagtggctttgtgtTTGCTCTGGGCAGTCCCCAGTGCTGGTGGGTTGTTTTTGCAACAAAGCTTAAATGCTGCCCACCGGAGCTGGGCCTGGCCAGAGAGCCCTGGGGACCTGCTCTGACCCGTGGCTGGCAAGGGTGGACGCTGGGAAGAGGGACAAGACACGGGCATGGCAGGGTTGGCAGAGAGGGGGTTGATGGTTGAGCTCCTCACACAGCCCTGGAGGAGGACAGGAGATGGCAGGACACAGACCTGCCTGGCCAGGACATCCTTGAACCCCCACTGTGCTCATCTGTGAAACTTCTAAGAAAACTCTTAAGAAACTTCTAAACTAactctaagaaaaaaaccaggGTTTGTGCCTGACCACTTGCAGCAGCTCTTGGCAGGATGGTTCAGGCTGTTTTAATCAACTTTAATTAAGCTTTTAAATCCCCAAGGGGCTGGGATCCCTGGTGCCTGCCTGAGGGATGGGTCAGCCCAGGTGATGCTTCATCTTTGCTTGCTCCAGGGCTTTGGATTGCTTGCTCCAGGGTCTCTGGCTTTGCTTGTTCAGAGCCCAGCAGAGATACCCCCTCAGCTACAGCCAGAGCAAGCTGTAGAAAGGCTGTTGGTTCAAATGTCCAGGAGTTTGTATGTGGAGTAGGAAAGTTGAAGTCAGGGGGAATGAACGTCTAGGTTCAGACAATGATAATGGATCAAaatgggaagaggggagatttaggttggacactaggaggaaattcttcactctgagggtggtgagagcctggcccaggctgcccagggaagctgtggctgccccatccctggcagtgttgaagggcaggttggatggggcttggagcagcctgggctggtgggaggtgtccctgcccatgcagggggttggaactggatgagctttaaggtcctttccaacccaaaccgttctagGGTTCTAAGATTCAGTTGAGCCAATAGTTTTGATATCAGTGTTTCATTTCAGAAcaccattacaaaaaaaaaaaaaggctcaatTCTtagtgattctgcccctcctcccccctcttTTCTATTACTCCACTCAAACACATTATTTCTCATTGTATTACTTAGAATCAGAATCATTGAAatgttagggttggaagggaccttaaagatcatactGACCAGCTGTCCTGGGCCCCCCTTCTCTCTAGGGCTTTGTCCTGTGGTACTTTGGCCAGGAGATCCCTGAGGTGATCAAATTCTGTGTGCCTGATGTCCAGGGTCATAAGCTCGGAATGCTTCCATCTAGGTGCCCTGAGGATCTTTAATTCTAGTGCTTCATGGTCACTGCATCCAGGGTTATTCCTGAGCCTGACGTTGgtcaccagcccttccttgttggtgagaacaagatCCAGGatagcaccttttcttgttggttcctctgCCATTTGCAGGACGTTGTCACCTGGGCACTTCTTGAGAAGTGACCATCCCGTTGTATTTCCCGTTGGGTCTTTAGAAGAACACCCAAATCGTGCCGCGGTTTTCCAGGAGACAGGGGGGCAAGGATGAACAGTTTCCCCTGCTGGGGTTGAGTAttgtcccttccagctcagcatTTCCAGCAGGGAACTGCTCCCCGTGTGACATCCTATCACCCTTTGACTCAGGTCGACAACAaggctctcgatcccctccccctcccacccaggtagggagggagagagagaaaaggagagagacttggctggattgaaaactaaactacacagcttgaattaaacactaatgatagaagaaaatatatatgcaattatatacagatatgttcagatatgtgcaaaagcctctcgcctccccccaccccagcaactcccacagcatctcctgagctgggaacagtcctgaaaaatcccagagctgctggagaaagcggagagtgatgagggtcaggagagctggagcctgggggtccacggggagggagggacggagtcctccccgtATGCCGGCCatgggtggaggagaagggcagaagaatcaggaaggaagttgtcttctgggatctctgtgcttcccctgagCTTATGTAGCTCtctggaatggaagatctctggccagttttgctgtctgtctaactcagcctcctccgggggggtcagagatctccctgtAGCGTCTGAGCTGCAGAGTGAAGGTGccaccttgaagccccagcagttagagaaaCATCCCACTGTTGTCAGTCTTAGAACAGACtggtactagttaaaagaaagtttgctgaaggggaaaaaaatcaatagaaggaaaactggcttcctCCTGGCTCCAACCAGGACACGTCCCTAACCCTGTCCCGTGTgcttccctgcagggctgtgcgTGATGAGCGGCGCTGCCATCTTCACGGTGCGGCACCCGGACTGGCACCCGGAGGGCAGCTCCTACGGCTTCGCCTACATCCTGGCCTGGCTGGCCTTCCCCCTGGCCCTGGCCAGCGGCGTCGTCTACGTGATCCTCCGGAAGCGGGAGTGACGGCCACGGGAGGAGGGGTGTGACAAGGGCACTTGTGGCGGCCGCGGAGGAGACGGAGGCGGGAAAATAGACGAGAAAACgggaaaggaaaattaacaaaacaaaaaaaaaggaataaaccctcccaccaaaaccaaacccaaccgACCCCAAAAGGAAACACTCAAAGGGTTACTTGTTAATTGAAGATGTATATAGTATCTATGGTTTAAAAACCTATTTATAACACTTTTTACATATATGTACATAgtattgtttgcttttgttgacCAGACGCGATGTTTTAAAGCCTAAAGCAAGTGCCTAAGGAACTACTATCCTAACAGTGTAACGAGAGCTGCAAAACCCTTGACCTGAACTCTCCTTCTCCATCCCAGCCCATATCCAACCATCAGAAAAACCCCAGCTCTGACTGGTTTCAGGCTGGCGTAAACTGGAGTTGTGTCTGTTTACACCAGCCGGGGGCTTAGTCCCCACTCCTGCCACATGCTGTGATCCTGGTGACTGAAGTGCACGTCCAGATCTGACGGGAGACGCTTCCGAAAGGTTTGAAGGATTTCGGAGCAAAGGCTTTGATTGCCCCAAGTGCCTAAATGACTTATGTGCCTGAGTCCCCTGGCCTTGCCACCACACCCCCCGGGAATTTGGGCTTTTAAATCACTTAGGTTGAATCGCAAGCCGAGGTGGGCTGTCCCCCTTggcccgcggggctgggggtgcccgtggggctgggggtgcccgtGGGGCTGGGGTGTGTGCCCTGCCGAGCTGCCGGGCGCTGACGCTCCCGACCGTGAAACCTGCTTTTTCCTTGCCGTGGAGCTAAACTGCTGATGAGAAAGAAGCAAACCCAGTATAGCTATGAAATCAAATACCAGATGTATGAAATGGTGCTATCTATTTACCATTCCTTATATTGCTAGCCATTTAACCTTAGTCACTGGAAATTCAGTTAACAATCTTGAGGTAAACGACGAAGctagaaatgagaaataattcTGTGTAATATAACTGAGCTATAACTGCTTTTCTACTTAGACTTGCtcttactattatttttaataaagcatttgTAACTGAggttccttttttcccctgtggtcAAGAGGAACAGAAACAGCTCTGGCTGGAGCCCTGCTGGTCTTCCATGTGTGTTCTCTGTGTCTGGCCATGAATTGAACAGGCACCTGCACCAACCCCAGGCTGCCTTCTGAGGACTCCAGACActgtgttgctgttgtttttgtttaatttttgagttttcttttgttttcttttgtttttggtttgttttgctttgcttttctgattttataCCGACCGTGTGGACTAAGACGCCATGAAATAAAAGTCAGAATAACTcagttgcttctgctttttggtggttttggCGGTTAgagctgggctcttctccaCCAGTCTGCTTGCACGACCATCCCACAGAAGGTCTCTGATGCTGTGTAGCAGGTTTGTGGGTTAATTCATGCTGCTGAGAGGCTCTGAGCTCATTGGGCTGGTGGCAGATGTAcctgtgctgcactgctgctgcatgCTCATCTTTTGATGCTCCCATGATGTGACCCCAACtctccagagccagcagctgggcagcagctgccaggccaCTCGTCCCCTCCCAGTCTCCTGGTTCAGGTCAGCAtcagctgccctgggggcaCCTGGCCAGCTCTGCCACCTGGCACAGACAGCAGGAGCCTTTCATCTCTGTGAGCCAAAACACCCAGGGCGCAGTTGTGGCTGGGGGGATTAGCACACTGTGCACTGTGGACAGCCTTCATGGCTGGCATGAAGTGTTCACACTTTACTTAGTCATTTGGCTATTAAATACTGAGCAGAGTAGCAGTGGGTGCTGGCAGAAACACCACAGGTCTTGCAAGGTCACCTGTTGAGCCAGTTATCAGTATCAGGTCAGATGCTGAAGCTCTCAACACAGCCACATCCCAAAGGGAAGGAGCAAGAACTGCCTTGCATCTCCTTGCCTCCTCATGGCAGAGCAGTGTGACTACCCTGGCTTGAAGATCTTTTTCAACCttgaccattctatgatcctatgattctatgatctcccTTGACCATGGTGGCTCCTGGTTCTGGTTTTCCAGCTGGGAGCATTTCCCTGTATGCTCGTTTTGCTGAGCTCAGACTAAGCCCAGGAGGGTATCTTGCTTGCTGAGACAGCACTTTTGTCCCACGAGCTGCAGCACATGGTCATCCTGGGTCCTGCTGGGCTTGGTGCCATGGACCTGCCATCAGGGACACAAATTTCCCTCTGAGGAGCAGGTAGGACAATGGGTGTtgtttctcccctccccacccccacaggaaaatgaaagatgCTCTTTTTCACTTTGGATCAGTGCTCAGAAGGCACAAAAGAAGCTGATTGCTCC of Apus apus isolate bApuApu2 chromosome 17, bApuApu2.pri.cur, whole genome shotgun sequence contains these proteins:
- the PMP22 gene encoding peripheral myelin protein 22, which translates into the protein MLLLLLGIIVLHVTVLVLLFVSTIVSQWLVNDGHTADLWQNCTSGNVFHCLTSSTNEWLQSVQAMMILSIIFSVLSLFLFFCQLFTLTKGGRFYITGIFQILAGLCVMSGAAIFTVRHPDWHPEGSSYGFAYILAWLAFPLALASGVVYVILRKRE